The following are encoded in a window of Bradyrhizobium sp. WBOS07 genomic DNA:
- the nusA gene encoding transcription termination factor NusA, which produces MAVSANRLELLQIADAVAREKSIDRGIVIAAMEDAIAKAARARYGSETDVHAEIDPKKGELRLSRHMLVVDKVENHSNQISLVDAQRANPGAQVGDTIADTLPPLEYGRIAAQSAKQVIVQKVREAERDRQYQEFKDRIGDIVNGVVKRVEYGSVIVDLGRGEAIIRRDEMLPREVFRNGDRVRAYIFDVRRETRGPQIFLSRTHPQFMAKLFAQEVPEIYDGIVEIKAVARDPGSRAKIGVISRDSSVDPVGACVGMRGSRVQAVVNELQGEKIDIIPWSPDIATFVVNALAPAEVSKVVIDEDRERIEVVVPDTNNQLSLAIGRRGQNVRLASQLTGWDIDILTEQEESERRQADFENSTRVFMESLNVDEVVGQLLASEGFTSVEELAMVDLKELASIEGFDEETAQELQSRAREYLEQQEAEIEARRKELGVEDAVRDVPGVTSKMLVKFGENDIKTVEDLAGCATDDLVGWTERKEGGEPTKHPGALDGIDISRDDAEAMIMQARVKAGWITEADLAKPTEEAEATEDQPA; this is translated from the coding sequence ATGGCAGTCAGCGCCAATCGACTTGAATTGCTCCAGATCGCCGACGCCGTTGCGCGCGAGAAATCGATCGACCGCGGTATCGTCATCGCGGCGATGGAGGACGCCATCGCCAAGGCCGCGCGCGCCCGTTACGGCAGCGAGACCGACGTTCACGCCGAGATCGACCCGAAGAAGGGCGAGCTGCGGCTGTCGCGCCACATGCTGGTGGTCGACAAGGTCGAAAATCATTCCAACCAGATCTCGCTGGTCGACGCGCAGCGCGCCAATCCCGGCGCCCAGGTCGGCGACACCATCGCCGACACCCTGCCGCCGCTGGAATATGGCCGCATTGCCGCGCAATCGGCCAAGCAGGTGATCGTGCAGAAGGTGCGCGAGGCCGAGCGCGACCGGCAATACCAGGAATTCAAGGACCGCATCGGCGACATCGTCAACGGCGTCGTCAAGCGCGTCGAATATGGCAGCGTGATCGTCGATCTCGGCCGCGGCGAAGCCATCATCCGTCGCGACGAGATGCTGCCGCGCGAAGTGTTCCGCAACGGCGACCGCGTCCGCGCCTACATCTTCGACGTCCGCCGCGAAACCCGCGGCCCGCAGATCTTCCTCTCCCGCACCCATCCGCAGTTCATGGCGAAGCTGTTCGCGCAGGAAGTGCCGGAGATCTATGACGGCATCGTCGAGATCAAGGCGGTCGCCCGCGACCCGGGCTCGCGCGCGAAAATCGGCGTGATTTCCCGCGATTCCTCGGTCGATCCGGTCGGCGCCTGCGTCGGCATGCGCGGCTCGCGCGTGCAGGCCGTGGTGAACGAATTGCAGGGCGAGAAGATCGACATCATCCCCTGGTCGCCTGATATCGCGACCTTCGTGGTCAACGCGCTGGCGCCGGCCGAAGTGTCCAAGGTCGTCATCGACGAAGACCGCGAGCGCATCGAGGTCGTCGTGCCCGACACCAACAACCAGCTTTCGCTGGCGATCGGCCGCCGCGGCCAGAACGTGCGTCTGGCCTCGCAGCTCACCGGCTGGGACATCGACATCCTGACCGAGCAGGAGGAATCGGAGCGCCGCCAGGCCGACTTCGAGAACTCCACCCGCGTCTTCATGGAATCGCTCAACGTCGACGAAGTGGTCGGCCAGCTGCTGGCGTCCGAGGGCTTCACCTCGGTCGAGGAACTCGCCATGGTGGACCTCAAGGAGCTCGCCAGCATCGAGGGCTTCGACGAGGAGACCGCGCAGGAGCTCCAGAGCCGTGCCCGCGAATATCTCGAGCAGCAGGAAGCCGAGATCGAGGCGAGGCGCAAGGAGCTCGGTGTCGAGGACGCCGTCAGGGACGTGCCCGGCGTCACCTCCAAGATGCTGGTGAAGTTCGGTGAGAACGACATCAAGACGGTCGAGGACCTCGCCGGCTGCGCCACCGACGATCTGGTCGGCTGGACCGAGCGCAAGGAAGGCGGCGAGCCCACCAAGCATCCGGGCGCGCTCGACGGCATCGATATCTCCCGCGACGATGCCGAAGCCATGATCATGCAGGCCCGCGTCAAGGCCGGCTGGATCACCGAGGCCGATCTCGCCAAGCCCACCGAGGAGGCTGAGGCGACCGAAGATCAGCCGGCTTGA
- a CDS encoding RNA-binding protein, translating to MLANIDSELDHGPRTERSATMRMCAVSRQVRPIDELIRFVVSPQGDVVPDLKRKLPGRGMWLTASRGVVAEAVRRHQFSKAFKRELRPPQTLPADIETLLVRSVTEALGIAAKAGQIVTGFGKVESALKEGTVEVLIHASDGAADGIRKLDMLARQNAGNRGAKPQIPVVTALKSVELDLALTRSNVIHAAVLAGPASKSFLSRSQMLVRYRMADDDKTAEEHGQDF from the coding sequence ATGCTCGCCAATATTGACAGCGAACTCGACCATGGGCCGCGGACCGAAAGGTCCGCGACCATGCGGATGTGCGCTGTCAGTCGGCAAGTCCGGCCGATTGACGAGCTGATCCGTTTCGTCGTTTCGCCGCAGGGCGACGTAGTTCCGGATCTCAAGCGCAAGCTGCCCGGACGCGGCATGTGGCTCACGGCCTCCCGCGGGGTGGTTGCGGAAGCGGTACGGCGTCACCAATTTAGCAAGGCCTTCAAGCGCGAGCTGCGGCCCCCTCAGACGCTTCCTGCCGACATCGAGACGCTCCTGGTTCGGAGCGTGACGGAAGCCCTTGGGATTGCCGCCAAGGCCGGCCAGATCGTGACTGGGTTCGGCAAGGTCGAAAGCGCCCTGAAGGAAGGCACGGTCGAGGTCCTGATCCACGCCAGCGACGGGGCCGCGGACGGAATCCGCAAATTGGACATGCTGGCACGTCAAAATGCCGGGAATCGCGGCGCCAAGCCGCAGATTCCCGTCGTCACCGCGCTGAAATCGGTAGAATTGGATTTGGCACTGACCCGGTCAAATGTGATACATGCTGCCGTGCTCGCGGGCCCGGCGAGCAAGTCATTCCTGTCACGTAGCCAGATGCTGGTCCGATACCGGATGGCGGACGATGACAAGACTGCCGAAGAGCACGGCCAGGATTTCTGA